From Yersinia hibernica, a single genomic window includes:
- the fbp gene encoding class 1 fructose-bisphosphatase yields the protein MKTLGEFIVEKQLDFSHATGELTALLSAIKLGAKIIHRDINKAGLVDILGASGVSNIQGEDQMKLDLFANEKLKAALKARGEVAGIASEEEDDIVIFDGGRAENAKYVVLMDPLDGSSNIDVNVSVGTIFSIYRRITPFGTPITEADFLQPGTKQVAAGYVVYGSSTMLVYTTGYGVHTFTYDPSLGVFCLSGEKVRYPATGCMYSINEGNYIKFPLGVKKYIKYCQEQDEATKRPYTSRYIGSLVADFHRNLLKGGIYIYPSTASHPQGKLRLLYECNPMAFLAEQAGGKATDGVNRILDIVPEKLHQRAPFFVGTKSMVEDAEGFIAKFPDEEVQ from the coding sequence ATGAAAACGTTAGGCGAATTCATCGTTGAGAAACAACTGGATTTCTCTCACGCCACCGGCGAATTAACTGCATTACTTTCAGCAATCAAACTTGGCGCCAAAATTATCCACCGCGATATCAATAAAGCGGGTCTGGTTGATATTTTAGGTGCTAGCGGTGTTTCCAATATTCAGGGCGAAGACCAGATGAAACTGGACTTATTTGCCAATGAAAAATTGAAAGCCGCCCTTAAAGCTCGTGGGGAAGTGGCGGGTATCGCCTCCGAAGAAGAAGATGATATTGTTATCTTTGATGGTGGACGAGCAGAAAATGCCAAATATGTGGTTCTGATGGACCCGCTAGATGGCTCTTCAAATATTGATGTCAATGTGTCCGTCGGGACTATTTTCTCTATCTATCGCCGCATTACCCCATTTGGCACCCCCATTACTGAAGCTGACTTCCTGCAACCGGGCACCAAGCAAGTTGCAGCAGGTTATGTGGTGTATGGTTCGTCGACCATGTTGGTGTATACCACGGGCTATGGCGTCCACACTTTCACTTATGATCCGTCGCTGGGTGTTTTCTGTTTATCCGGCGAAAAAGTGCGTTATCCCGCAACCGGTTGCATGTATTCCATCAATGAGGGGAACTACATTAAATTCCCGCTGGGTGTGAAGAAATACATCAAATATTGCCAAGAGCAGGATGAAGCGACCAAGCGCCCTTACACTTCGCGCTACATTGGCTCACTGGTGGCCGATTTCCATCGCAACCTATTGAAAGGCGGCATCTATATTTATCCAAGCACCGCCAGCCACCCACAAGGGAAACTGCGCTTGCTGTATGAATGCAACCCAATGGCATTTCTGGCGGAGCAAGCCGGAGGGAAAGCCACTGATGGGGTTAACCGCATTCTGGATATCGTGCCGGAAAAACTGCACCAGCGCGCACCTTTCTTCGTCGGCACCAAATCCATGGTTGAAGATGCAGAAGGTTTTATCGCTAAATTCCCAGATGAAGAAGTGCAGTAA
- the mpl gene encoding UDP-N-acetylmuramate:L-alanyl-gamma-D-glutamyl-meso-diaminopimelate ligase — protein MRIHILGICGTFMGGLAMLARSLGHEVTGSDANVYPPMSTLLENQGIDLIQGYDPVQLNPVPDLVIIGNAMTRGNPCVEAVLEQGIPYVSGPEWLHDHVLPGRWVLAVAGTHGKTTTAGMVAWILEACGYEPGFVIGGVPGNFDVSARLGNSPFFVIEADEYDCAFFDKRSKFVHYSPRTLIMNNLEFDHADIFDDLKAIQKQFHHLVRIVPGQGKIIVPDNDNHLKQVMAMGCWSEQEFVGESGSWLARKVSTDASVYEVLLEGELVGEVSWSLVGEHNMHNGLMAIAAARHVGVLPADACRALGDFINARRRLELRGEAHGVTVYDDFAHHPTAILATLAALRSKVGGTARILAVLEPRSNTMKLGLCKNELAPSLGRADEVFLFQPQHIPWQVVEVAEACIQPAHWSADIDTLVDMIVKAAQPGDHILVMSNGGFGGIHDKLLSELDKKAEQESLPQD, from the coding sequence ATGCGTATTCACATATTAGGTATCTGCGGCACTTTTATGGGCGGGCTGGCAATGCTTGCTCGCTCATTGGGTCATGAAGTGACGGGATCGGATGCTAACGTGTATCCCCCGATGAGCACGCTGCTGGAAAACCAGGGGATCGACTTGATTCAGGGTTATGATCCTGTGCAGCTCAACCCAGTGCCTGATTTAGTTATCATCGGCAATGCTATGACCCGTGGTAATCCGTGTGTTGAAGCAGTATTAGAGCAAGGTATTCCTTATGTTTCCGGCCCTGAGTGGTTACATGACCACGTGTTGCCCGGGCGCTGGGTATTGGCGGTAGCCGGAACTCACGGCAAAACCACCACCGCCGGGATGGTGGCCTGGATCCTAGAAGCCTGTGGCTATGAGCCAGGGTTTGTCATTGGTGGGGTTCCGGGTAATTTCGACGTCTCCGCGCGTCTAGGGAATAGCCCATTCTTTGTGATTGAAGCTGATGAATATGATTGCGCCTTCTTTGATAAGCGCTCTAAATTTGTTCACTACAGCCCAAGAACTTTGATCATGAATAACCTTGAGTTTGATCATGCTGATATTTTTGATGATCTCAAGGCTATCCAAAAACAATTCCACCATTTGGTTCGCATTGTGCCGGGGCAGGGTAAAATCATTGTTCCAGATAATGATAACCACCTAAAACAGGTGATGGCGATGGGATGCTGGAGTGAGCAAGAGTTTGTCGGCGAAAGTGGCAGTTGGTTGGCCCGTAAAGTATCGACGGATGCCAGTGTCTATGAAGTGCTCCTTGAGGGGGAATTAGTCGGTGAGGTCAGTTGGTCACTGGTGGGCGAACACAATATGCATAATGGCTTGATGGCTATTGCAGCAGCCCGCCATGTTGGCGTCTTGCCCGCAGATGCATGTCGCGCTCTCGGGGATTTTATTAATGCCCGTCGCCGGTTGGAATTACGCGGTGAAGCTCATGGTGTCACGGTTTATGATGATTTTGCTCATCACCCAACGGCCATCCTTGCCACATTAGCGGCTCTGCGCAGCAAAGTCGGCGGCACGGCGCGCATTTTGGCGGTGCTGGAACCGCGTTCTAACACCATGAAATTGGGGTTATGCAAAAACGAACTCGCCCCCTCATTAGGGCGCGCGGATGAAGTATTTCTGTTCCAGCCGCAACATATTCCTTGGCAAGTGGTGGAAGTGGCTGAAGCCTGTATTCAGCCCGCGCATTGGAGCGCTGACATTGATACTCTGGTTGATATGATTGTGAAAGCGGCGCAGCCGGGTGATCACATTTTGGTGATGAGCAACGGCGGGTTTGGTGGAATTCACGATAAGCTGTTGAGTGAATTAGATAAAAAAGCCGAACAGGAATCACTGCCTCAGGATTAA
- the yhcN gene encoding peroxide/acid stress response protein YhcN: MKVKTTIATISILSALSFGVFSADSISENQAVNLQPMGTISVSGLNGAPSDIRQALSDKADTMGAKAYKVIEAREENNWHATAKIYK; the protein is encoded by the coding sequence ATGAAAGTTAAAACTACAATCGCAACCATAAGCATTCTATCTGCTCTGTCATTTGGTGTTTTTTCAGCTGATTCAATCAGTGAAAATCAAGCAGTTAACTTGCAGCCGATGGGGACTATTTCCGTCAGTGGCTTGAATGGAGCGCCTTCTGATATTCGTCAGGCATTGTCTGATAAAGCAGATACCATGGGGGCTAAAGCATACAAAGTTATCGAAGCACGCGAAGAGAATAATTGGCACGCAACAGCCAAGATTTATAAATAA
- the argR gene encoding transcriptional regulator ArgR, which produces MRNPAKQEDLIKAFKALLKEEKFSSQGEIVLALQEEGFENINQSKVSRMLTKFGAVRTRNAKMEMVYCLPAELGVPTTSSPLKNLVLDVDYNDSVVVINTSPGAAQLIARLLDSLGKAEGILGSIAGDDTIFTTPARGFTVEQLHEAILRLFEQEL; this is translated from the coding sequence ATGCGTAACCCCGCCAAACAAGAAGATCTTATCAAGGCGTTTAAAGCGTTATTGAAAGAAGAGAAATTCAGTTCTCAAGGCGAAATTGTTTTGGCCTTGCAGGAAGAAGGCTTTGAAAATATTAACCAGTCCAAAGTTTCGCGCATGTTGACCAAATTTGGTGCGGTCAGAACGCGTAATGCAAAAATGGAGATGGTTTACTGTTTGCCTGCTGAATTAGGGGTTCCGACAACCAGCAGCCCGCTCAAAAATCTGGTATTAGATGTCGATTATAATGATTCGGTTGTGGTGATTAATACCAGCCCAGGAGCGGCCCAATTGATCGCCCGTCTGCTGGACTCATTAGGTAAAGCGGAAGGTATTCTCGGCAGCATCGCGGGGGATGACACTATTTTCACTACTCCAGCTAGGGGTTTCACCGTCGAACAGTTACATGAGGCTATCCTCCGTTTGTTCGAACAAGAACTTTAA
- the mdh gene encoding malate dehydrogenase: MKVAVLGAAGGIGQALALLLKTQLPSGSDLSLYDIAPVTPGVAVDLSHIPTAVNIKGFSGEDATPALQGADIVLISAGVARKPGMDRSDLFNVNAGIVRNLVEQIARTCPKALIGIITNPVNTTVAIAAEVLKKAGVYDKNKLFGITTLDTIRSNTFVAELKGKQPQDIEVPVIGGHSGVTILPLLSQIPGISFTEQEVIDLTKRIQNAGTEVVEAKAGGGSATLSMGQAAARFGLSLVRALQGESNVVECSYVEGDGKYARFFAQPILLGKDGVAERKDIGKLSAFEQQALNSMLDVLHKDIELGEQFVK; encoded by the coding sequence ATGAAAGTTGCAGTTCTCGGTGCCGCTGGTGGTATCGGCCAGGCCCTCGCTCTTCTACTCAAGACCCAGCTTCCTTCAGGTTCAGACCTCTCTTTATATGATATCGCGCCAGTGACCCCTGGTGTTGCGGTTGATCTGAGCCATATTCCGACCGCTGTTAATATTAAAGGCTTCAGCGGTGAAGATGCTACCCCGGCCCTACAAGGGGCAGATATTGTTCTGATTTCTGCGGGTGTTGCACGTAAACCCGGCATGGACCGTTCAGACTTGTTCAATGTCAACGCGGGTATCGTTCGTAATCTGGTTGAGCAAATTGCCCGCACTTGCCCGAAAGCATTAATCGGTATTATTACTAACCCGGTTAATACCACGGTGGCGATTGCAGCCGAAGTGCTGAAAAAAGCCGGTGTTTACGACAAAAATAAATTATTCGGTATTACTACACTGGACACCATTCGTTCGAACACCTTTGTTGCTGAGCTGAAAGGCAAGCAACCTCAGGATATCGAAGTGCCGGTTATTGGCGGCCACTCAGGTGTTACCATCCTGCCATTACTTTCACAAATTCCAGGAATCAGCTTCACAGAGCAAGAAGTTATTGATCTGACTAAGCGTATCCAGAATGCAGGGACTGAAGTTGTTGAAGCTAAAGCCGGTGGCGGGTCTGCGACTCTGTCTATGGGGCAGGCTGCTGCGCGCTTTGGCCTTTCTTTGGTTCGCGCTCTGCAAGGCGAGAGTAATGTGGTGGAATGTTCTTACGTTGAGGGCGACGGCAAATATGCTCGTTTCTTCGCGCAGCCTATTCTCTTGGGTAAAGACGGCGTGGCAGAACGTAAAGATATCGGCAAACTGAGTGCTTTTGAACAACAGGCACTGAACAGCATGCTGGATGTGCTGCACAAAGATATTGAGTTAGGCGAGCAGTTTGTGAAATAA
- a CDS encoding helix-turn-helix domain-containing protein, with product MILRKSDWHPADIIAALRKKDTTLAALSRKAGLSSSTLANALTRPWPKGEWLIAECLDIHPSEIWPTRYFDAKTGDLLDRKMRIRQPITQP from the coding sequence ATGATTTTAAGGAAATCTGATTGGCACCCAGCCGACATCATTGCTGCGCTACGTAAAAAAGACACCACTTTGGCAGCGCTATCTCGCAAAGCAGGGTTAAGCTCATCCACGCTTGCTAATGCGCTAACCCGCCCTTGGCCTAAGGGGGAATGGTTGATTGCAGAATGCCTGGACATTCATCCTTCCGAAATCTGGCCAACTCGCTATTTTGACGCAAAAACTGGCGATCTTCTGGATCGCAAAATGAGGATACGGCAACCTATTACTCAGCCATAA
- a CDS encoding DNA-binding protein, with the protein MKKEWFAAKELAGLDGLPSSPQGVNLMAKREGWEQRRRRGVQGKAVEYHIESLPITILNSLQLREEPAQYTATRQDPLVLWVEAYYRFTEAEREQVITFIFREGAKSLIERLTAD; encoded by the coding sequence ATGAAAAAAGAGTGGTTTGCCGCTAAGGAGTTGGCAGGTCTTGATGGATTACCGTCATCACCACAAGGAGTAAACCTCATGGCTAAACGTGAGGGATGGGAACAGCGCCGCCGCCGTGGTGTTCAAGGGAAGGCTGTCGAATATCATATTGAGAGCTTGCCTATCACCATATTGAATTCATTGCAGTTAAGGGAAGAACCTGCCCAGTATACGGCGACGCGACAAGACCCGCTGGTACTATGGGTTGAAGCCTATTATCGTTTTACCGAGGCTGAACGTGAGCAAGTCATTACATTTATTTTTCGTGAGGGCGCTAAAAGTCTAATAGAGCGATTGACGGCAGATTAG